The Bacteroidales bacterium genome includes a region encoding these proteins:
- a CDS encoding O-antigen translocase, translating to MSEKNSIYKRIVNATSLFGGVQVINMLCSLIRNKVIAILLGAEGVGLIGLFNSAIEMVSSMTNLGLRQSSVRDISSAYNTTTEKFKKIAGVVRKLSLVLGLLGAMVFIGAAPLLSKITFGTDKNLWSFVILSAALLFNALSSGEQAILQGSEKLKTFAKSTVAASVVSLIFSLPLYYIFRIEGVVPSLLLTSIFAFSFNYLASRKEKIGTEKVSVKTAFKEGSPMLKLGIYMTISGFMTTLLNYILIAWMNNYSTMTEVGYYQAGFTLVTRYVGMVFVAMSTEYYPRLSKVQSDNSQVSLQVSRQMESSILMLLPIIALFLLFQDWIIELLYSPQFAVVSAYVGWAIPGVLFKAISWSLGFILLAKGEGKLFLITELISDVTTLVISVLLYLMLGLEGLGIAYTINFAIYTTYMWVICKKRYCFIPERTFYSVSLIAFVLVYTQAIIVNFEISSYVIPSILSVIAILFSSAVLYKRLKA from the coding sequence ATGTCCGAAAAAAATAGCATATATAAAAGAATAGTTAATGCAACCTCCCTTTTTGGAGGAGTGCAGGTGATAAATATGCTATGCTCCTTAATCCGAAATAAAGTAATAGCAATACTGCTTGGAGCCGAAGGCGTTGGACTAATAGGTCTGTTTAATAGTGCAATAGAGATGGTCTCTTCGATGACCAATTTAGGCCTGCGTCAAAGTTCGGTGAGAGATATCTCTTCGGCATATAATACCACCACAGAAAAGTTTAAAAAAATAGCAGGAGTAGTCCGTAAACTCTCTCTTGTTTTAGGACTTCTGGGTGCTATGGTGTTTATTGGAGCAGCACCGCTTTTAAGCAAGATAACATTCGGAACAGATAAAAATCTATGGAGTTTTGTTATTCTGTCAGCAGCACTATTGTTTAATGCCTTGTCATCAGGCGAACAAGCAATATTGCAGGGTAGCGAAAAACTGAAAACCTTTGCCAAATCAACAGTAGCGGCCAGTGTAGTATCGTTAATTTTCTCACTTCCTTTGTACTATATATTTAGAATAGAAGGAGTAGTACCATCATTGTTGCTGACTTCCATATTTGCCTTCTCATTTAATTATTTGGCATCTCGAAAAGAGAAAATAGGAACAGAAAAAGTCTCTGTAAAAACAGCCTTTAAAGAGGGAAGTCCAATGTTAAAGTTAGGAATATATATGACTATTAGTGGGTTTATGACAACATTATTGAACTATATACTAATAGCATGGATGAATAACTACTCAACAATGACCGAAGTTGGATATTATCAAGCAGGATTTACCCTTGTAACACGATATGTAGGAATGGTATTTGTGGCAATGTCAACAGAGTATTATCCTCGATTGTCAAAGGTACAAAGCGATAATAGTCAAGTTTCGCTTCAGGTATCACGACAAATGGAGAGTTCAATCTTGATGTTGCTTCCAATTATAGCACTATTCCTATTGTTTCAAGATTGGATAATAGAACTCCTGTATTCGCCACAATTTGCAGTTGTATCAGCCTATGTGGGATGGGCAATCCCGGGAGTACTATTTAAAGCAATATCATGGTCGTTAGGTTTTATACTATTGGCAAAGGGAGAGGGAAAACTATTCTTAATAACAGAACTTATATCCGACGTAACAACATTGGTAATCAGTGTATTGTTGTATCTAATGTTAGGTCTTGAGGGATTGGGAATTGCCTATACCATTAACTTTGCAATATACACAACCTATATGTGGGTAATATGTAAAAAACGATATTGTTTTATCCCCGAAAGAACATTCTATTCGGTCTCTTTGATAGCATTTGTTTTAGTCTATACGCAAGCAATAATAGTGAACTTTGAGATATCAAGCTATGTTATACCATCCATTCTCTCTGTTATAGCAATACTCTTCTCATCTGCTGTGCTTTATAAGAGGCTAAAAGCATAG
- the dnaN gene encoding DNA polymerase III subunit beta yields MKFVVSSSSLLFHLQTVGRVISSKNTISILENFLFNLSGDKLTVTASDQETTMTTSIEVQESEGSGLFAVSAKMLLDSLKELPDQPLAFEINDETLDILLYFQNGKFNFVGINGSEYPQRAQLSEIAKTISMDSSALLKGINNTAFALADNDLRPVMSGIYFDVHPEYVVFVASDSQKLACFKNMSVQTGLQTSFILPRKPAALLKNILAKESGDVTITFDEKNACFNLENFILNCRLIEGNYPKYASVIPQNNPSQLIIDRSIFTTSLRRTAIFSDQASSLVKLQLSPDKLIVSAKNTSFATSAEESVACSYTGDTMNIGFSANYLIEILNNMSSQEVSIQLSDPSRAGVIVPMQNDENEDMLVLLMPIMLNDF; encoded by the coding sequence ATGAAATTTGTAGTATCAAGTTCTTCACTATTGTTTCATTTACAAACAGTTGGAAGAGTAATCAGTTCAAAAAACACAATCTCTATATTAGAGAACTTTTTGTTTAATTTGTCAGGAGATAAATTAACAGTAACAGCCTCTGACCAAGAGACAACAATGACCACATCAATTGAGGTTCAAGAGTCAGAAGGAAGCGGATTGTTTGCAGTATCAGCAAAAATGTTATTAGACTCGTTAAAAGAGTTGCCCGATCAACCATTAGCATTTGAAATCAATGATGAGACTTTAGACATATTACTATACTTCCAAAATGGTAAATTTAACTTTGTAGGAATAAACGGAAGTGAATATCCACAAAGAGCACAATTAAGTGAGATAGCAAAAACAATATCAATGGATTCAAGTGCATTGTTAAAAGGAATCAATAACACAGCATTTGCACTTGCCGATAACGATTTGCGTCCGGTGATGAGCGGTATCTATTTTGATGTTCACCCAGAATATGTAGTGTTTGTAGCATCAGATAGTCAAAAATTGGCATGTTTTAAAAATATGTCAGTTCAAACAGGACTTCAAACATCGTTTATTTTACCACGTAAACCGGCAGCGTTGTTAAAAAACATATTAGCAAAAGAGAGTGGCGATGTAACAATAACATTTGATGAGAAAAACGCATGTTTCAATCTTGAAAACTTCATTTTGAATTGTCGCTTGATAGAGGGAAATTATCCAAAATATGCCTCTGTAATACCACAAAACAATCCAAGTCAATTAATAATTGACCGTTCTATATTTACAACATCATTACGTCGTACGGCAATATTTTCAGACCAAGCAAGTAGTTTGGTAAAATTACAATTATCTCCCGATAAACTTATCGTATCAGCAAAAAATACCTCTTTTGCAACATCTGCCGAAGAGAGTGTAGCATGTAGTTATACAGGAGATACAATGAATATTGGATTTAGTGCCAACTATCTAATAGAGATATTGAACAATATGTCATCACAAGAGGTTTCAATACAACTATCTGATCCTTCAAGAGCAGGAGTTATTGTGCCAATGCAAAATGATGAGAACGAAGATATGTTGGTATTGTTGATGCCTATAATGTTAAACGACTTTTAA
- a CDS encoding 3'-5' exonuclease produces the protein MELNIKNPIVFFDLETTGLNIATDRIIEISYLKVWPNGKEESKTRRINPEMPIPPQSTAIHGITDADVADCPTFKEIAKTLAAEIKGCDLAGYNSSRFDVPLLVEEMLRAGVDFDISKRKQIDVQTIFHKMEQRTLTAAYKFYCDKELDNAHSAQADTRATYEVLKSQLERYPDLPNDMAALSEFTTYNNNLDLAGRIIVDEQGRAIFNFGKHKGKFVYDVFATDLGFYDWMQKGEFTLNTKKVLTKLYAEYQLKKRG, from the coding sequence ATGGAACTTAATATCAAGAATCCGATAGTATTTTTCGATTTAGAAACAACGGGTCTTAACATTGCAACAGACCGAATAATTGAGATAAGTTATTTAAAAGTCTGGCCAAATGGTAAAGAGGAGAGTAAAACCCGAAGAATAAATCCAGAAATGCCAATCCCACCACAAAGCACTGCTATACATGGAATAACAGATGCCGATGTAGCCGATTGCCCAACCTTTAAGGAGATAGCAAAAACCTTGGCAGCAGAGATAAAAGGTTGCGATTTAGCAGGGTACAATTCAAGTCGATTTGATGTGCCGCTTTTGGTTGAAGAGATGTTAAGAGCAGGAGTTGATTTTGATATATCAAAACGTAAGCAGATAGATGTACAAACAATATTTCACAAAATGGAGCAACGTACACTTACTGCTGCCTATAAGTTTTATTGCGACAAAGAACTCGATAATGCGCACTCGGCACAAGCAGATACCCGAGCAACATACGAGGTGTTAAAATCACAATTAGAACGCTATCCTGATTTGCCTAACGATATGGCTGCATTGTCTGAATTTACCACCTACAACAATAATCTCGATTTAGCGGGAAGAATAATTGTGGATGAACAAGGGCGAGCAATATTTAACTTCGGAAAGCACAAAGGGAAATTTGTATATGATGTCTTTGCAACAGATTTAGGATTTTACGATTGGATGCAAAAGGGAGAGTTTACTCTTAACACAAAAAAAGTATTAACCAAATTGTATGCAGAGTATCAACTAAAAAAGAGAGGTTGA
- the coaBC gene encoding bifunctional phosphopantothenoylcysteine decarboxylase/phosphopantothenate--cysteine ligase CoaBC → MLKGKHIILGITGSIAAYKAAYLTRLLIKKGAEVQIVITPSGKEFITPVTLSALTGKPVVSEFFTANTGEWHSHVDLGLWADAMVIAPATASTIAKMATGVADNMLITTYLSAKAPVFVAPAMDLDMYKHPSTQNNLKTLQSYGNYIIEPASGFLASGLEGKGRMEEPENIVAYLEKFFTKEQKFAGKKVMITAGPTYEKIDPVRFIGNNSTGKMGYAIAQEFASQGAEVTLISGPVNLSCGQEIKRIDVVSAKEMCKVSQEEFVDADIAIMCAAVADYAPKEYSATKIKRTGDLTIELVPNPDIAATLGEIKKENQILAGFALETNDEEANAQSKLKKKNLDYIVLNSLADKGACFGYDTNKVTIIGKSGEKESYPLKSKREVAKDIVEYTYKLLK, encoded by the coding sequence ATGTTAAAAGGTAAACATATAATTTTAGGGATTACAGGAAGTATAGCTGCATACAAAGCAGCATACCTAACCCGGTTGTTAATAAAAAAGGGAGCAGAGGTGCAGATCGTGATTACACCATCGGGCAAAGAGTTTATCACCCCTGTAACCCTTTCAGCATTAACAGGCAAACCAGTAGTTTCTGAGTTTTTCACTGCAAACACAGGGGAGTGGCATAGCCATGTCGATTTAGGCTTGTGGGCAGATGCAATGGTTATTGCACCGGCAACAGCCTCAACCATAGCAAAAATGGCAACAGGAGTTGCAGACAATATGCTAATAACAACATATCTGTCGGCAAAAGCACCAGTATTTGTTGCTCCGGCAATGGATTTAGATATGTATAAACACCCATCAACACAAAATAATCTAAAAACATTGCAGTCGTATGGTAACTACATAATAGAACCGGCATCAGGATTCTTAGCAAGTGGGCTCGAAGGTAAAGGACGTATGGAAGAACCCGAAAACATTGTAGCATACCTCGAAAAATTTTTTACCAAAGAGCAAAAGTTTGCAGGTAAAAAAGTTATGATAACAGCAGGACCAACATACGAAAAAATTGACCCTGTTCGCTTTATAGGAAATAACTCAACAGGAAAAATGGGATATGCCATAGCCCAAGAGTTTGCCTCACAAGGAGCAGAAGTGACACTAATATCAGGGCCTGTAAATCTCTCGTGTGGTCAAGAGATAAAACGAATAGATGTTGTATCGGCAAAAGAGATGTGTAAAGTATCGCAAGAGGAGTTTGTTGATGCTGATATTGCAATAATGTGTGCAGCAGTAGCCGACTATGCACCCAAAGAGTATAGTGCAACAAAAATAAAGCGAACAGGAGATTTAACCATAGAGTTGGTACCAAACCCTGATATCGCTGCAACTTTAGGAGAGATAAAAAAAGAGAATCAAATATTGGCAGGATTTGCACTCGAAACAAACGATGAAGAGGCAAATGCACAATCCAAACTTAAGAAGAAAAATTTAGACTATATAGTATTAAACTCACTTGCCGACAAAGGAGCATGTTTTGGATACGATACCAATAAGGTAACCATAATCGGCAAATCGGGGGAAAAAGAGAGTTATCCCTTAAAATCAAAAAGAGAGGTAGCAAAAGATATAGTTGAATACACATACAAACTATTAAAATAG
- a CDS encoding DUF4835 family protein, whose protein sequence is MRKIISFIFFSLLATTLYAQELNCKVTVNSSKIESADTDLFQTLEQSITEYMNDRKWSNAQIAVNERIDCTIYITVNSVEDTRYNCDIQIQASRPVYNSNYTTTTLNFKDTECSFTYQEYEPLIYNESMFENNLTCILNFYAYLILGIDFDTFAPNGGELFFRQAEKFVMMGQGSQEAGWEAFGSNRNRAAILAGFTEERTAPFRELLYLYHLKGFDEMSVSVDKGRKVVTETIKNQLKKIYEDNSMSVLLSIFRDSKLDELVSLYSEAPQTEREEVYKILSNLYPTEEQRLSQLRKGKENR, encoded by the coding sequence ATGCGTAAAATAATATCGTTCATATTTTTTTCTCTATTAGCAACTACTCTATATGCACAAGAATTGAATTGCAAAGTAACAGTCAATTCAAGCAAAATAGAGAGTGCAGATACAGATTTGTTTCAAACTTTGGAGCAATCCATAACTGAATATATGAACGATAGAAAATGGAGTAATGCACAAATAGCGGTAAATGAACGTATTGATTGCACAATATATATAACAGTAAATTCAGTAGAAGATACCCGTTATAATTGCGACATACAAATACAAGCAAGTCGTCCAGTCTATAATAGTAATTACACCACTACCACATTAAATTTTAAAGATACAGAGTGTAGTTTCACATACCAAGAGTACGAACCACTCATATATAACGAGAGTATGTTTGAGAATAACCTTACATGTATTCTCAACTTTTATGCCTATTTGATTTTAGGAATAGACTTTGACACTTTCGCTCCAAATGGAGGAGAACTCTTTTTTCGCCAGGCAGAAAAATTTGTGATGATGGGGCAAGGCTCACAAGAGGCTGGATGGGAAGCATTTGGAAGTAATCGCAACCGAGCAGCCATATTGGCAGGATTTACCGAAGAGCGAACAGCACCCTTTAGAGAACTCTTATACCTATATCATTTAAAAGGATTTGATGAAATGTCTGTTTCGGTAGATAAGGGACGCAAAGTAGTAACAGAGACAATAAAAAATCAATTAAAAAAGATATATGAGGATAACTCAATGTCTGTATTGTTGTCAATATTCAGAGACTCAAAATTAGATGAATTAGTGAGTCTCTATTCTGAAGCACCCCAAACCGAACGAGAGGAAGTATATAAAATACTCTCCAACCTATATCCCACAGAGGAGCAACGCCTATCACAACTACGCAAAGGAAAAGAGAACAGGTAA